A single genomic interval of Bos taurus isolate L1 Dominette 01449 registration number 42190680 breed Hereford chromosome 6, ARS-UCD2.0, whole genome shotgun sequence harbors:
- the CXXC4 gene encoding LOW QUALITY PROTEIN: CXXC-type zinc finger protein 4 (The sequence of the model RefSeq protein was modified relative to this genomic sequence to represent the inferred CDS: deleted 1 base in 1 codon) — protein sequence MNTNVCVEPGPSPEAPGLPKESHLPEGSLNSLVDYNSEMERYRSFATSFYKTNGGAFPQAAKIARITTPIFPSSAAAAAAAARIGMSPWNCDNAATAAAATAMLWGSGGGGGGGGGGGGGGGGGGGGGGGGGGRKSSSAAASSSASSSAILPAGGGGGGGGGGGGGGGGGGGGRTSMHHRNDSQRLGKAGCPPEPSLQMANTNFLSTLSPEHCRPLAGECMNKLKCGAAEAEIMNLPERVGTFSAIPALGGISLPPGVIVMTALHSPAAASAAVTDSAFQIANLADCPQNHSSSSSSSSGGAGGANPAKKKRKRCGVCVPCKRLINCGVCSSCRNRKTGHQICKFRKCEELKKKPGTSLERTPVPSAEAFRWFF from the exons ATGAACACCAATGTCTGCGTGGAGCCCGGGCCGAGCCCGGAGGCCCCGGGCTTGCCCAAGGAAAGCCACCTGCCCGAGGGGTCCCTGAACAGCCTTGTGGATTACAACTCC GAGATGGAGCGCTACCGCTCCTTTGCCACCTCCTTCTACAAGACCAACGGGGGCGCCTTCCCGCAGGCCGCCAAGATCGCGCGCATCACCACCCCCATCTTCCCCAGCAGCGCCGCTGCTGCCGCGGCCGCCGCGCGCATCGGCATGTCCCCCTGGAACTGCGACAACGcggccaccgccgccgccgccaccgccatGCTCTGGGGcagcggcgggggcgggggcggcggcgggggcgggggaggtggcggcggcggcgggggcggcggcgggggcggtgggggcggCAGGAAATCCTcctccgccgccgcctcctcctccgcctcctcctcGGCGATCCTCCCCGCCGGCGGTGGCggtggcggtggcggcggcggtggtggtggcggcggcggcggtggcggcggcagGACCAGCATGCACCACCGAAACGactcccagaggctggggaaagCTGGCTGCCCGCCAGAGCCATCGTTGCAAATGGCAAATACTAATTTCCTCTCCACCTTATCCCCTGAACACTGCAGACCTTTGGCGGGGGAATGCATGAACAAGCTCAAATGCGGCGCTGCTGAAGCAGAGATAATGAATCTCCCCGAGCGCGTGGGGACTTTTTCCGCTATCCCGGCTTTAGGGGGCATCTCATTACCTCCAGGGGTCATCGTCATGACAGCCCTTCACTCCCCCGCAGCAGCCTCAGCAGCCGTCACAGACAGTGCGTTTCAAATTGCCAACCTGGCAGACTGCCCGCAGAaccattcctcctcctcctcgtcctcctcaGGGGGAGCTGGCGGAGCCAACCCGgccaagaagaagaggaaaaggtgtGGGGTCTGCGTGCCCTGCAAGAGGCTCATCAACTGTGGCGTCTGCAGCAGTTGCAGGAACCGCAAAACGGGACACCAGATCTGCAAATTTAGGAAATGTGAAGAGCTAAAGAAAAAACCTGGCACTTCGCTAGAG